The Streptomyces sp. NBC_01275 genome has a segment encoding these proteins:
- a CDS encoding serine/threonine-protein kinase — protein MQPLGADEPTEVGPYRLLGRLGSGGMGRVYLGRSAGGRTVAVKIVHPHLALDEEFRTRFRREVEAARRVGGAWTASVLDADPEAAVPWVATAYAAGPSLAAAVASAGAPLPEHTVRVLGAGLAEALAAVHDLGLVHRDVKPSNVLLTVDGPLLIDFGIARATDGTSSLTSTGVSVGSPGYMAPEQILGKGAVSGAADVFSLGAVLAYAATGQPPFPGDSSAALLYRVVHEEPELGKLGDGPLREVVEACLAKDPAARPAPGEAARRLAPEGAARLVAAGWLPGALVEKVGRSAVQLLNLEAAGAVSSGPVAFSGAAVTVGEFGPPPVMDASPATPVDAPAVPAPRDAPRPGKVSVSVSAAAVPGEGGRGRRLSCSVALAVAGALAAVTVGSVFLFRMLPGDGGQGADSGSDAGSSVSEPATEGTAVPARYLGVWEGEGSGLDGTLPMGTFRVTVQQADVGEKLGEMRQTDILGGVCLDVLTLKKVTQKEVVATSAGAKSNHSGCNPEPHTIRLTPTGDDLTYTSDSTAEGNPVARMSRVE, from the coding sequence ATGCAGCCGCTCGGAGCCGACGAACCCACCGAAGTGGGGCCCTACCGGCTGCTCGGCCGGCTCGGCTCCGGCGGGATGGGCCGCGTCTACCTGGGCCGTAGCGCGGGCGGCCGCACGGTCGCCGTGAAGATCGTGCATCCGCACCTCGCGCTCGACGAGGAGTTCCGCACCCGTTTCCGCCGCGAGGTCGAGGCCGCGCGGCGGGTCGGCGGGGCGTGGACCGCGTCGGTGCTGGACGCGGACCCGGAGGCCGCGGTGCCGTGGGTCGCCACGGCGTACGCGGCCGGTCCCTCCCTCGCCGCGGCGGTCGCCTCGGCCGGCGCGCCGCTGCCCGAGCACACCGTGCGGGTGCTCGGCGCGGGGCTCGCGGAGGCGCTGGCGGCGGTGCACGACCTGGGCCTCGTGCACCGGGACGTCAAGCCGTCCAACGTGCTGCTGACCGTCGACGGCCCCCTCCTCATCGACTTCGGCATCGCCCGTGCCACGGACGGCACGTCCTCGCTCACCTCGACCGGCGTCTCCGTCGGCTCCCCCGGCTACATGGCCCCCGAGCAGATCCTCGGCAAGGGGGCCGTGTCCGGCGCGGCCGACGTGTTCTCGCTCGGTGCGGTGCTGGCGTACGCGGCGACCGGGCAGCCGCCGTTCCCCGGGGACTCCTCGGCCGCGCTGCTCTACCGGGTCGTCCACGAGGAGCCGGAGCTGGGGAAGCTGGGCGACGGGCCGCTGCGGGAGGTCGTCGAGGCCTGCCTCGCCAAGGATCCCGCCGCCCGTCCGGCCCCCGGCGAGGCGGCCCGACGGCTCGCCCCGGAAGGAGCGGCCCGGCTGGTCGCGGCCGGGTGGCTGCCGGGGGCGCTGGTGGAGAAGGTGGGGCGGAGCGCCGTACAGCTGTTGAACCTGGAGGCGGCGGGGGCGGTTTCCTCCGGTCCCGTGGCGTTCAGCGGCGCGGCGGTGACGGTCGGGGAGTTCGGGCCGCCGCCGGTGATGGACGCGAGCCCGGCGACACCGGTGGATGCTCCGGCTGTTCCGGCACCCCGGGACGCTCCTCGCCCCGGGAAGGTCTCCGTCAGCGTGTCGGCCGCCGCCGTCCCCGGCGAGGGCGGGCGCGGGCGGCGGCTGAGCTGCTCCGTCGCGCTGGCGGTCGCGGGGGCGCTGGCGGCGGTGACGGTGGGCTCCGTGTTCCTCTTCCGCATGCTGCCGGGCGACGGCGGCCAGGGTGCCGACTCCGGCAGCGACGCGGGCTCGTCGGTGTCGGAACCGGCGACGGAGGGCACCGCCGTCCCGGCCCGCTACCTCGGCGTCTGGGAGGGCGAGGGCAGCGGACTCGACGGCACGCTGCCGATGGGAACCTTCCGGGTGACCGTCCAACAGGCCGACGTGGGCGAGAAGTTGGGCGAGATGCGGCAGACCGACATCCTCGGCGGGGTCTGTCTCGACGTACTCACCCTGAAGAAGGTGACGCAGAAGGAGGTCGTCGCCACGTCGGCGGGGGCCAAGAGCAACCACTCGGGCTGCAACCCGGAGCCCCACACGATCCGCCTCACCCCGACCGGCGACGACCTCACCTACACCTCGGACAGCACGGCCGAGGGCAACCCGGTGGCACGGATGTCGAGGGTCGAGTAG